In the genome of Cryptomeria japonica chromosome 8, Sugi_1.0, whole genome shotgun sequence, one region contains:
- the LOC131048417 gene encoding pentatricopeptide repeat-containing protein At1g09900 codes for MAAAALCASLHLQGSSVPSALLHRLPCQNSSTYHYSQLQHSYFKSIGFLSALNYRSSNRDDDSSSVCSVGSSDHSSIGSESQLPTRKKYQNKETQNATDFSMDIQNGSRGGMTHMSRKVVQGRNSEESQLNKMMLKACEERDLERAFNLLEDIVKKGYVPRVHLCSRLIVRLCKCRRVSRASEVLEIMLMSGCEVDMTTYATLINRFCIAGDMDSAFRLLTDLREQGLFPDFRIYNPILRGFCIQGDLDMASKFLDGILQDGFVPTIYTYTILVHAISKKYGVDEAARVFDVMISKGFVPNNVAYNVLIRGLCKEGRLDEAAKLIDDMQFKGCQPCVISYATLFQAYCRAESWGDAANLLADMHKAGCTPNAVIYGMLVHSLCEAGHLTDAVDILENTVKEYIPDGTGFKPVIAYTSLMGYLCKAGRIDDALEMLKRMKNTNYKPNLHTYTSLVRYLCEQHRIDLAIRISIDMFAEGWKPNKTIYITLIRGLVAESMTDEAMKLYNELTARGDINLKLDSFESITNACAKQKTTMVNFM; via the coding sequence ATGGCTGCAGCTGCATTGTGTGCAAGCCTACATCTGCAAGGCAGTAGTGTCCCATCAGCCTTGTTACATCGCCTTCCATGCCAAAACTCGTCCACCTATCATTATTCTCAGCTCCAGCATAGCTATTTCAAAAGTATTGGGTTTCTCTCTGCACTCAATTATAGAAGTAGCAATAGAGATGATGATTCCTCCAGTGTCTGTAGCGTTGGGAGTAGCGACCATTCATCAATAGGGAGTGAAAGCCAACTACCTACAaggaaaaaatatcaaaataaagagACCCAAAATGCAACAGACTTTTCCATGGACATCCAGAACGGGAGCAGAGGTGGAATGACACACATGAGTAGAAAAGTGGTGCAGGGTCGAAATTCTGAGGAAAGCCAACTCAATAAAATGATGCTTAAAGCGTGTGAAGAACGTGATTTGGAAAGGGCTTTTAACTTGCTAGAAGATATAGTGAAAAAAGGTTACGTTCCTCGTGTTCATCTATGCTCACGGCTTATTGTTAGACTATGTAAATGTCGCAGAGTCAGTAGAGCCAGTGAAGTACTGGAAATTATGTTGATGTCTGGTTGTGAGGTTGACATGACGACATATGCTACTTTGATTAATAGGTTCTGTATCGCGGGCGATATGGATTCTGCATTTCGGCTCCTGACTGACCTGAGAGAACAAGGGCTTTTCCCGGATTTTAGGATATATAATCCTATTTTACGAGGATTCTGTATCCAAGGCGATTTGGATATGGCTTCCAAGTTTTTAGACGGGATTTTGCAGGATGGTTTTGTTCCAACTATTTATACTTATACTATATTGGTTCATGCAATTTCCAAAAAATATGGGGTGGATGAGGCAGCAAGAGTCTTCGATGTGATGATAAGCAAGGGATTTGTTCCTAATAATGTCGCATACAATGTTTTGATCAGGGGGCTATGCAAAGAAGGAAGATTGGATGAAGCTGCCAAATTGATTGATGATATGCAATTCAAAGGATGCCAACCATGTGTTATTAGTTACGCCACATTGTTCCAAGCTTACTGCAGGGCAGAAAGCTGGGGAGATGCAGCCAACCTTCTGGCTGACATGCACAAGGCTGGTTGTACTCCAAATGCTGTCATTTATGGTATGCTAGTCCATTCTTTGTGTGAAGCAGGACACCTTACTGATGCTGTTGATATTTTGGAGAACACGGTGAAGGAATACATTCCTGATGGAACAGGATTCAAACCAGTCATTGCTTATACCTCATTGATGGGATATTTATGCAAGGCAGGTAGGATAGATGATGCATTAGAGATGCTAAAAAGGATGAAAAATACAAACTATAAGCCCAATTTGCACACCTACACTAGCCTCGTTCGTTATCTATGTGAACAACATAGGATAGATCTGGCAATTCGTATATCCATTGATATGTTTGCAGAGGGGTGGAAGCCCAATAAAACTATTTATATTACTCTTATTCGAGGTTTAGTTGCCGAAAGTATGACAGATGAGGCTATGAAGCTTTACAATGAATTGACCGCTAGAGGTGATATCAATCTGAAGCTTGATTCATTTGAATCAATAACAAATGCATGTGCAAAACAGAAGACTACGATGGTGAACTTCATGTAG